One Dietzia sp. JS16-p6b genomic window carries:
- the cofC gene encoding 2-phospho-L-lactate guanylyltransferase, which produces MTTVSGHGAADGGWTIVVPVKALDRAKSRLARAMPASDRRELALAMASDVLRTCVATPGVSRVRVVTSDPDVAALARLLPLEIVAEPPGTGASDDDPLNAALTDAIRGVPGPVGVVTADLPELGTPQLARVLSAASGHPHSIVPDHHGDGTTMAFWTGPVEERRPRFGSASAARHVSEGGAVALEGADPSGASGRDVDTPEDVLALAGRSVGEATAAVIGTPSECQRPHAAGVSATMVR; this is translated from the coding sequence ATGACTACGGTGTCGGGGCACGGGGCGGCGGACGGCGGGTGGACGATCGTCGTCCCCGTCAAGGCGCTCGACCGCGCCAAGAGCCGACTCGCCCGCGCAATGCCCGCGTCCGACCGCCGCGAGCTCGCGCTGGCCATGGCCTCGGACGTACTGAGAACGTGTGTCGCGACCCCCGGTGTCTCACGGGTGCGGGTGGTGACCTCCGATCCTGACGTGGCGGCACTCGCGCGCCTGCTCCCGCTCGAGATCGTCGCCGAGCCGCCCGGCACCGGGGCGTCGGACGACGACCCGCTCAACGCGGCGCTGACCGACGCGATCCGCGGTGTGCCCGGGCCGGTCGGCGTGGTGACCGCCGACCTGCCCGAGCTCGGCACCCCCCAACTGGCCCGCGTCCTCTCGGCGGCCTCCGGGCACCCGCATTCGATCGTCCCCGACCACCACGGTGACGGGACGACCATGGCCTTCTGGACGGGCCCGGTCGAGGAGCGCCGGCCCCGTTTCGGGTCGGCGTCGGCCGCTCGACACGTCTCCGAGGGTGGCGCGGTGGCGCTCGAGGGCGCCGACCCGTCGGGCGCGTCCGGTCGCGACGTCGACACCCCCGAGGACGTCCTGGCGTTGGCCGGGCGGTCGGTGGGCGAGGCCACCGCCGCCGTGATCGGGACCCCCTCCGAATGTCAACGTCCTCACGCCGCGGGTGTATCGGCAACAATGGTCCGGTGA
- a CDS encoding MDR family MFS transporter — translation MSDTSTLATAGHETAERAPSHNVPLVFTSLLLGMLIVSLGQMIFATALPTIVADLGGVDKMSWVITVYLLTMTIGLPVYGKLGDQIGRKPLFVAAILLFLGGSVLGALSWSIDVLIVSRAIQGLGGGGLMVLSQAIVADVVPARQRGRYMGVMGAVFGLSSILGPLLGGFFTEGPGWRWALWFNLPICLLTLAVAVLYLRLPARGTGRRTDWPGTVLMVTGTTALILVCSWAGNRYSWTDPVILGLAALFLVCAAAFVRVELRSPHPLIPMTLFAERNFALSTAAGLIIGIAMFGTITYLPTYIQMVHGLGPTHAGLMMTPMMAGMMGTSIIVGNIVSRTGRYKWYPVVGSIIMAVGLFLISSLEETDTLLHLGVVLFVFGFGLGLCMQLLVLIVQNSFPVSMVGTATASNNFFRQIGGTLGSAIVGSLFVSRLSDLMGVRIPAAAAAMGPEGAEMATSFSNGSGAANSMSPEILAGLPGPLHDAIVGSYNDALVPIFLIVVPLLVVATGLLLFIREDPLKETVD, via the coding sequence ATGAGCGATACCAGCACCCTCGCGACGGCCGGTCACGAGACCGCCGAGCGCGCGCCGTCCCACAACGTGCCGCTGGTGTTCACCTCGCTCCTGCTCGGGATGCTCATCGTGTCCCTGGGGCAGATGATCTTCGCGACCGCGCTCCCCACGATCGTCGCGGACCTCGGCGGGGTCGACAAGATGAGCTGGGTCATCACCGTCTATCTCCTCACCATGACCATCGGCCTGCCCGTGTACGGCAAGCTCGGCGACCAGATCGGACGCAAACCGCTCTTCGTCGCGGCGATCCTGCTGTTCCTCGGCGGGTCCGTACTCGGAGCCCTGTCGTGGAGCATCGACGTCCTCATCGTCTCCCGCGCCATCCAGGGCCTGGGGGGCGGAGGTCTGATGGTGCTGTCCCAGGCCATCGTCGCCGACGTCGTCCCCGCCCGTCAGAGAGGCCGGTACATGGGAGTGATGGGGGCCGTGTTCGGGCTCTCGTCGATCCTCGGTCCGCTCCTGGGCGGGTTCTTCACAGAGGGCCCGGGCTGGCGCTGGGCACTGTGGTTCAACCTGCCGATCTGCCTGCTCACACTCGCGGTCGCGGTTCTCTACCTGAGACTGCCCGCTCGCGGCACCGGTCGGAGGACCGACTGGCCGGGGACCGTGCTCATGGTCACGGGCACCACGGCGCTCATCCTCGTCTGCTCGTGGGCCGGCAACCGCTACTCCTGGACCGACCCGGTCATCCTCGGCCTCGCCGCCCTCTTCCTGGTCTGCGCAGCCGCGTTCGTCCGGGTCGAACTGCGGTCACCACACCCCCTGATCCCCATGACCCTGTTCGCCGAGCGCAACTTCGCGCTCTCCACCGCCGCCGGGCTCATCATCGGTATCGCCATGTTCGGGACCATCACCTACCTTCCCACCTACATCCAGATGGTCCACGGACTCGGACCCACCCACGCCGGCCTCATGATGACCCCGATGATGGCGGGGATGATGGGCACCTCCATCATCGTGGGCAACATCGTGAGCCGCACCGGCCGGTACAAGTGGTATCCCGTCGTGGGCAGCATCATCATGGCCGTGGGACTGTTTCTCATCAGCTCGCTCGAGGAGACGGACACCCTGCTCCACCTCGGGGTCGTGCTCTTCGTCTTCGGTTTCGGTCTCGGCCTGTGCATGCAGCTGCTCGTGCTGATCGTCCAGAACTCGTTCCCCGTGTCGATGGTCGGCACCGCCACGGCGTCCAACAACTTCTTCCGCCAGATCGGCGGAACCCTGGGATCGGCCATCGTGGGGTCGCTCTTCGTCAGTCGTCTTTCCGATCTCATGGGAGTTCGCATCCCGGCCGCGGCGGCGGCGATGGGACCGGAAGGGGCCGAGATGGCCACGTCGTTCTCGAACGGCTCCGGAGCGGCCAACTCGATGAGTCCCGAGATCCTCGCCGGACTGCCCGGGCCGCTCCACGACGCGATCGTGGGTTCCTACAACGACGCCCTGGTGCCGATCTTCCTCATCGTGGTCCCCCTGCTGGTGGTCGCCACCGGATTGCTGCTGTTCATCCGCGAGGACCCGCTCAAGGAGACCGTCGACTAG
- a CDS encoding HU family DNA-binding protein, protein MNKADLIAELAERMDGDHQLATEALENTLDIIVRAVAAGESITIMGFGIFEKRARAARVARNPHTGESIPVPPTYSPAFRPGQYFKSVVQGSETLPEGRLAAKRTSSHQSFGGVGKNGVNHRDKVG, encoded by the coding sequence GTGAACAAGGCCGATCTGATCGCCGAGCTGGCGGAACGGATGGACGGAGACCACCAGCTCGCCACAGAGGCGTTGGAGAACACTCTCGACATCATCGTGCGGGCGGTGGCGGCGGGTGAGTCGATCACCATCATGGGATTCGGCATCTTCGAGAAGCGCGCACGTGCGGCCAGGGTCGCGCGCAACCCGCACACCGGGGAGTCCATCCCGGTGCCGCCCACCTACTCGCCGGCGTTCCGTCCCGGCCAGTACTTCAAGTCCGTCGTGCAGGGCTCCGAGACGCTCCCCGAGGGCCGCCTCGCGGCTAAGCGCACGAGCTCGCACCAGTCCTTCGGCGGAGTCGGTAAGAACGGCGTGAACCACCGCGACAAGGTCGGCTGA
- the leuC gene encoding 3-isopropylmalate dehydratase large subunit, giving the protein MSVTPSGGARGRTLAEKVWDDHVVVRGEGEGEARQPDLIYIDLHLIHEVTSPQAFDGLRLAGRGLRRPDLTLATEDHNVPTDIIGGAVDLIADRVSRTQIETLRTNCEEFGVRAYPMGDPGQGIVHIIGPQLGLTQPGMTVVCGDSHTSTHGAFGSIAMGIGTSEVEHVMATQTLSLRPFRTMAVTVTGELQPGVSAKDLILAVIAQIGTGGGQGHIIEYRGEAIEKLSMEARMTICNMSIEAGARAGMIAPDQTTYDYLKGRPHAPVGEEWDAAVEYWNGLRTDDDAVFDTEVVIDGSALTPFVTWGTNPGQGAPLGSSVPHPESFGDESDRIAAEGALEYMDLQAGTPLREIPVDVVFVGSCTNGRIEDLRAVAEIIEGREVADGVRMLVVPGSMQVRQLAEREGLDEVFTAFGAEWRQPGCSMCLGMNPDSLEPGQRCASTSNRNFEGRQGKGARTHLVSPAVAAATAVVGRLASPADLEPAKGA; this is encoded by the coding sequence ATGAGTGTGACACCGTCCGGAGGCGCCCGGGGCCGAACCCTGGCGGAGAAGGTGTGGGACGACCACGTGGTGGTCCGGGGCGAGGGGGAGGGTGAAGCCCGACAACCGGACCTCATCTACATCGATCTCCACCTGATCCACGAGGTCACCAGCCCCCAGGCCTTCGACGGACTGCGGCTGGCGGGCCGCGGTCTGCGTCGTCCGGATCTCACCCTCGCGACCGAGGACCACAACGTCCCGACCGACATCATCGGTGGCGCCGTCGACCTCATCGCCGACCGCGTCTCGCGCACCCAGATCGAGACGCTGCGCACCAACTGTGAGGAGTTCGGCGTCCGGGCGTACCCGATGGGTGATCCGGGTCAGGGCATCGTCCACATCATCGGACCCCAGCTCGGGCTGACCCAACCCGGCATGACGGTCGTGTGCGGCGACTCCCACACCTCCACGCACGGTGCCTTCGGCTCCATCGCGATGGGTATCGGTACGTCCGAGGTCGAGCACGTCATGGCCACCCAGACGCTGTCGCTGCGGCCGTTCCGGACCATGGCCGTCACCGTCACCGGCGAGCTGCAGCCGGGGGTCTCGGCCAAGGACCTCATCCTCGCGGTGATCGCCCAGATCGGGACCGGCGGGGGACAGGGGCACATCATCGAGTACCGCGGAGAGGCCATCGAGAAGCTCTCGATGGAGGCGCGGATGACCATCTGCAACATGAGCATCGAAGCCGGCGCCAGGGCCGGGATGATCGCCCCGGACCAGACCACCTACGACTATCTGAAGGGGCGTCCACACGCTCCGGTGGGCGAGGAGTGGGACGCCGCGGTCGAGTACTGGAACGGTCTGAGGACCGACGACGACGCGGTGTTCGACACCGAGGTGGTGATCGACGGCTCGGCCCTCACCCCGTTCGTCACCTGGGGGACCAACCCCGGTCAGGGAGCGCCCCTCGGGTCCTCCGTCCCGCATCCGGAGTCCTTCGGGGACGAGAGCGACCGCATCGCCGCCGAGGGCGCGCTCGAGTACATGGATCTACAGGCCGGGACCCCTCTGCGTGAGATCCCCGTGGACGTGGTCTTCGTGGGGTCCTGCACCAACGGACGCATCGAGGACCTGAGGGCGGTGGCGGAGATCATCGAGGGCCGCGAGGTCGCCGACGGCGTGCGGATGCTGGTCGTCCCGGGATCGATGCAGGTGCGTCAGTTGGCCGAGCGGGAGGGCCTGGACGAGGTGTTCACCGCGTTCGGCGCCGAATGGCGTCAACCGGGCTGCTCGATGTGTCTCGGGATGAACCCGGACTCGCTGGAGCCGGGTCAGCGCTGCGCCTCGACCTCCAACCGCAACTTCGAGGGTCGCCAGGGCAAGGGCGCCCGGACCCATCTCGTCAGCCCGGCGGTCGCCGCGGCCACCGCCGTCGTCGGGCGGCTGGCCTCGCCCGCAGATCTCGAGCCCGCGAAGGGGGCCTGA
- a CDS encoding NUDIX hydrolase codes for MSRKSTSGDRVRVVPAAGAVLYRMENGEARCAVVHRPRYDDWSLPKGKVDPGESLPVTAVREIEEETGHTAVLESRIGTTAYPLKENTRKEVTYWSARATGGDFEPNSEVDEIRWLPVEEARDVVSYGLDRKILGRFSAARPVDSVLLLVRHAKAGSRSEWSGDDSARPLDKTGRTQAELLAPMLRAFGVRRLYSAPRVRCEQTVGPLADELRVGVRLEPALSDEAYLDDPVAARTRLIEIADGDGVAAVSSQGTAIPGLIGDLSRLAGLDVPDTSTKKSGTWGLGFADGRLTFADYYPSPLPAR; via the coding sequence ATGAGCAGGAAGTCGACCAGTGGCGACCGCGTCAGGGTCGTCCCCGCTGCGGGAGCGGTCCTCTACCGCATGGAGAACGGGGAGGCCCGCTGCGCCGTGGTCCACCGTCCCCGGTACGACGACTGGTCGCTGCCCAAGGGGAAGGTCGATCCCGGCGAATCGCTGCCGGTGACGGCGGTGCGGGAGATCGAGGAGGAGACGGGCCACACCGCCGTCCTCGAATCGAGGATCGGGACCACCGCGTACCCCCTCAAGGAGAACACCAGAAAGGAGGTCACCTACTGGTCCGCTCGGGCGACCGGGGGTGACTTCGAGCCGAATTCCGAGGTCGACGAGATCAGGTGGCTTCCGGTGGAGGAGGCCAGGGATGTGGTCTCGTACGGCCTGGACCGGAAGATCCTCGGCCGCTTCTCCGCGGCCCGGCCGGTGGACTCGGTGCTCCTGCTGGTCCGACACGCCAAGGCGGGGAGCCGCTCCGAGTGGAGTGGGGACGACTCCGCGCGTCCACTCGACAAGACCGGACGGACCCAGGCCGAGCTCCTGGCACCGATGCTCAGAGCGTTCGGTGTCCGTAGGCTGTACAGCGCTCCGCGGGTGCGCTGCGAGCAGACGGTGGGCCCCCTCGCCGACGAGCTGCGGGTCGGGGTACGCCTCGAGCCGGCTCTGAGCGACGAGGCCTACCTCGACGACCCCGTCGCCGCCCGCACCAGACTGATCGAGATCGCCGACGGCGACGGTGTCGCGGCGGTGAGCTCGCAGGGGACGGCCATACCCGGGCTGATCGGGGACCTGTCCCGGCTGGCCGGGCTCGACGTGCCCGACACCTCCACCAAGAAGTCCGGGACATGGGGGCTGGGGTTCGCGGACGGGAGGCTGACGTTCGCCGACTACTACCCGAGCCCGCTCCCCGCGAGGTGA
- a CDS encoding IclR family transcriptional regulator: protein MRQYSGIGVLDKAMTVLHAVAEQPCVLADLCERTGLPRATAHRLAVGLEIHQLLSRNDAGVWSLGPGLAKLASHAADSLAEAASSVLPRLREATEESVQVYRRDGDRRICVASAEPPTGLRDTVPVGAVLPMSRGSGAKVLAAWADPATQRALLADATYTERQLAEVRRRGWAQSIAKREAGVASISAPIRDSAGSVVAAISVSGPVDRIGRRPGVRWAADLLAAAEAIHKRL, encoded by the coding sequence GTGAGACAGTATAGCGGGATCGGAGTCCTCGACAAAGCCATGACGGTGCTCCACGCGGTGGCCGAGCAACCGTGTGTCCTCGCCGACCTCTGCGAGCGCACCGGGCTCCCCCGGGCCACCGCCCACCGGCTCGCGGTGGGCCTCGAGATCCACCAGCTCCTGTCCCGGAACGACGCCGGGGTGTGGAGCCTCGGTCCCGGGCTGGCGAAACTCGCCTCCCACGCCGCGGACTCCCTGGCGGAAGCGGCGTCCAGCGTCCTGCCGCGCCTGCGCGAGGCGACGGAGGAGAGCGTCCAGGTGTATCGCCGCGACGGCGACCGGAGGATCTGCGTCGCCTCGGCCGAGCCCCCCACCGGCCTGCGGGACACCGTCCCCGTGGGGGCCGTGCTGCCCATGAGCAGGGGGTCGGGAGCGAAGGTCCTGGCCGCGTGGGCCGACCCCGCCACCCAGCGCGCCCTCCTGGCGGACGCCACCTACACCGAGCGGCAGCTGGCCGAGGTCCGGCGACGCGGGTGGGCTCAGTCGATCGCCAAGCGGGAGGCCGGTGTCGCCTCCATCTCGGCCCCGATCAGGGACTCGGCGGGCAGCGTCGTGGCCGCGATTTCCGTCTCGGGCCCGGTGGATCGCATCGGTCGACGCCCCGGGGTGCGCTGGGCGGCCGACCTCCTGGCCGCCGCGGAGGCGATCCACAAGCGGTTGTAG
- a CDS encoding TetR/AcrR family transcriptional regulator gives MTSPPDQDSLRERKRRATLLAIEDAATSLVLEHGYDCVTVDQICAAAHVSKRTFFNYVPSKEAAVIGSPPRDVPPARRREFLDAADPDVPGALLRLFLAAFADARIGDDAQTARLAHRRGAIFRAEPDLGVARVTASSRFQLRLVDLVTEHFERQPGLRRLEGVAAEAEARACVALVAASANLGLSSWLTRRASTFDDLDSECALALRQLALLVSSPTDTASAQTTSSEKTGSTS, from the coding sequence GTGACCTCCCCCCCAGACCAGGACTCCCTCCGCGAGAGGAAACGTCGCGCCACGCTGCTGGCCATAGAGGACGCCGCGACCTCCCTCGTCCTGGAGCACGGGTACGACTGCGTGACGGTGGACCAGATCTGCGCCGCGGCCCACGTCTCCAAGCGCACGTTCTTCAACTACGTCCCGTCGAAGGAGGCCGCCGTCATCGGTTCACCTCCCCGTGACGTCCCCCCGGCACGGCGCCGAGAGTTCCTCGACGCCGCCGACCCGGACGTGCCCGGGGCACTCCTCCGACTGTTCCTCGCGGCTTTCGCCGACGCGCGAATCGGGGACGACGCCCAGACGGCGAGACTCGCCCACCGTCGAGGCGCGATCTTCCGGGCGGAACCGGACCTCGGCGTGGCCCGCGTGACCGCGTCCTCACGCTTCCAACTCCGCCTGGTGGACCTGGTGACCGAGCACTTCGAGCGTCAGCCGGGTCTCCGCCGCCTCGAGGGGGTCGCAGCGGAGGCCGAAGCGCGCGCCTGCGTCGCCCTCGTGGCCGCCTCGGCCAACCTGGGCCTGTCGAGCTGGCTGACGCGGCGGGCCTCGACCTTCGACGATCTCGACTCCGAGTGCGCCCTCGCCCTGCGACAGCTCGCCCTCCTCGTCAGTTCCCCCACCGACACGGCGTCGGCGCAGACGACCTCTTCCGAGAAGACGGGATCCACGTCATGA
- a CDS encoding ABC transporter substrate-binding protein, whose translation MNSRRDVLRLALGAGLGLAGLTACGAGGGTTSPTTPSRDPLDPPSPVRTPTDDPPVRRVVALSSADLDVLVALEMEPEAAWAVDGTGPRPWRDRPSPPTPDWDGPGLPSLRSLLPFGADAFALAAADVSEAQLRGYEQLATVIADPDGRPGWRRHLELVAEAVDRDPARAAASAEEALEGWAGGQRRLGVQALAVVVGTGARPDTPVATLDGRSPLGAEIRELGFDVVSDLVPVPYRQLRQTGVQVVRVDPRDGDLVAAVRQPSVSSLPWALGRLVEGRRPA comes from the coding sequence GTGAACTCACGTCGCGACGTCCTCCGGCTGGCCCTCGGCGCCGGGCTCGGGCTCGCGGGCCTGACCGCCTGCGGGGCGGGGGGCGGGACGACGAGCCCGACCACCCCGTCGAGGGACCCGTTGGACCCACCGAGTCCCGTCCGCACCCCGACCGACGACCCGCCCGTCCGGCGTGTCGTCGCCCTCTCGTCCGCGGACCTGGACGTCCTGGTGGCACTGGAAATGGAGCCGGAGGCGGCCTGGGCCGTCGACGGCACGGGCCCCCGGCCCTGGCGGGACCGTCCCTCCCCGCCGACGCCGGACTGGGACGGTCCGGGGTTGCCGAGTCTGCGCTCCCTCCTGCCGTTCGGGGCCGACGCCTTCGCTCTCGCCGCGGCCGACGTCTCCGAGGCGCAGCTGAGAGGGTACGAGCAGCTCGCCACGGTCATCGCGGACCCCGACGGGCGGCCGGGCTGGCGACGGCACCTCGAGTTGGTGGCCGAGGCCGTCGACCGCGACCCGGCCCGGGCCGCCGCCTCCGCCGAGGAGGCGCTGGAAGGCTGGGCCGGAGGTCAGCGGCGGCTCGGAGTGCAGGCGCTCGCCGTCGTCGTCGGGACCGGCGCCCGCCCCGACACCCCGGTCGCCACCCTCGACGGACGGTCGCCGCTCGGAGCCGAGATTCGCGAACTGGGATTCGACGTCGTGTCCGACCTGGTGCCGGTCCCGTATCGACAGCTCAGGCAAACGGGTGTCCAGGTGGTCCGGGTGGATCCGCGCGACGGCGACCTCGTGGCGGCGGTCCGGCAGCCGAGTGTGAGCAGCCTGCCGTGGGCGCTCGGACGTCTGGTCGAGGGTAGGCGGCCGGCCTAG
- the leuD gene encoding 3-isopropylmalate dehydratase small subunit produces MEPIITHTGIGAPLHRSNVDTDQIIPAEYLKRVTRTGFEDGLFSSWRANEPDFVLNRAPYDRASVLVAGPDFGTGSSREHAVWALKDFGFRVVISSRFADIFRGNSGKSGLVAAQVEQQNVDLLWKIMDERPGIELTVDLGSRTVTAGEVTVPFEIDDYTRWRLMEGLDDIGLTLRKAEAIAEFETRRPSFKPVTTVPGRG; encoded by the coding sequence ATGGAGCCGATCATCACCCACACCGGCATCGGGGCCCCGCTGCACCGGTCCAACGTGGACACCGACCAGATCATCCCCGCCGAGTACCTCAAGCGCGTCACACGCACCGGGTTCGAGGACGGACTCTTCTCGTCCTGGCGGGCGAACGAACCCGACTTCGTTCTCAACCGCGCCCCGTACGACCGGGCCTCCGTGCTCGTCGCGGGCCCGGACTTCGGCACCGGTTCATCCCGCGAGCACGCGGTGTGGGCACTGAAGGACTTCGGTTTCCGCGTGGTCATCTCCTCGCGGTTCGCCGACATATTCCGGGGAAACTCGGGCAAGTCCGGTCTGGTGGCAGCGCAGGTCGAGCAGCAGAACGTCGATCTGTTGTGGAAGATAATGGACGAGCGTCCTGGCATCGAGCTGACCGTCGACCTCGGGTCCAGGACCGTGACCGCGGGTGAGGTCACCGTCCCGTTCGAGATTGACGACTACACCCGGTGGCGTCTCATGGAGGGGCTGGACGACATCGGTCTCACGCTACGGAAAGCGGAGGCGATCGCCGAGTTCGAGACGCGTCGACCGTCGTTCAAGCCGGTCACCACCGTGCCCGGCCGGGGGTGA
- a CDS encoding RNA degradosome polyphosphate kinase, with protein sequence MSTSSRRGCIGNNGPVTADDPVLEQLPRPRDRYLNRELSWLDFNARVLALAGEKDLPLLERAKFLAIFASNLDEFYMVRVAGLKRRDKTGLSVRSADGQTPAEQLGRISVRTRELCDEQTRLFHDEIRPELEDHGIRILAWGELTSDEQFSLAELFRNSIFPVLTPLAVDPAHPFPYISGLSLNLAVIIRDIGSGQEHFARVKIPHNVPRFVRVDRGVEDEYSFVPAEEIIAAHLGDLFQGMEVVEHHVFRVTRNADMEVEEDRDEDLLQALERELARRRFGSAVRLEIAEDMTSRMLRILQHELDVDSEDVIRFSGLLDLTGLWQLHGLDLPDLKDPAMVPATPPAFGERETARNIFASLQEGDVLVEHPYDSFATTVQRFIEQAAADDNVLAIKQTLYRTSGDSPIVNALVDAAAAGKQVVALVEIKARFDEQNNIRWARELEQAGVHVVYGLLGLKTHCKTCLVVRKEGDRLQRYAHIGTGNYNPKTARLYEDVGLFTADEDVVSDLTDLFNHLTGFSNVSKYRRLLVAPEGIRSGIIERIDREIGFAAEGREAGIRLKANALVDEQIIDALYRASQAGVQVDIVVRGICALRAGVPGLSENIHVRSILGRFLEHSRILNFRGADEVLIGSADMMHRNLDRRVEVMTTVTDPRLKVQIHRILDSALDPATRSFHLRPDATWARMPDPGDRSDSVDHQERMASVHAGFRDR encoded by the coding sequence ATGTCAACGTCCTCACGCCGCGGGTGTATCGGCAACAATGGTCCGGTGACCGCAGACGATCCCGTGCTCGAGCAACTCCCCCGACCCCGTGACCGCTACCTCAACCGAGAACTCAGCTGGCTCGATTTCAATGCCCGGGTGTTGGCCCTGGCGGGCGAGAAGGATCTGCCGCTACTCGAGAGGGCCAAGTTCCTCGCGATCTTCGCGTCGAATCTGGACGAGTTCTACATGGTGCGGGTGGCCGGCCTCAAGCGCCGCGACAAGACGGGGCTGTCGGTCAGGTCCGCCGACGGACAGACCCCGGCCGAGCAGCTCGGCCGCATCAGCGTCCGCACGCGGGAACTCTGCGACGAGCAGACCCGGTTGTTCCACGACGAGATCCGGCCGGAGCTCGAGGACCACGGAATCCGCATCCTGGCCTGGGGCGAGTTGACCTCCGACGAGCAGTTCTCGCTCGCGGAGCTGTTCCGGAACTCGATCTTCCCTGTGCTCACCCCCCTCGCCGTGGACCCCGCGCACCCCTTCCCCTACATCTCCGGGCTCAGCCTCAACCTGGCGGTGATCATCCGCGACATCGGTTCGGGTCAGGAGCACTTCGCCCGGGTCAAGATCCCCCACAACGTGCCCCGGTTCGTCAGGGTCGACCGGGGTGTCGAGGACGAGTACTCGTTCGTCCCGGCGGAGGAGATCATCGCCGCGCACCTCGGCGATCTGTTCCAGGGGATGGAGGTGGTGGAACACCACGTCTTCCGTGTGACCCGCAACGCGGACATGGAGGTCGAGGAGGATCGTGACGAGGACCTGCTGCAGGCGCTCGAGCGCGAGCTCGCCCGCCGACGCTTCGGATCCGCCGTGCGTCTGGAGATCGCGGAGGACATGACCTCCCGGATGCTCCGGATCCTGCAGCACGAACTCGATGTGGACTCGGAGGACGTGATCCGGTTCTCGGGCCTGCTCGACCTGACGGGGCTGTGGCAGCTCCACGGCCTCGATCTGCCCGATCTCAAGGACCCGGCGATGGTCCCCGCGACTCCCCCGGCGTTCGGCGAGCGTGAGACCGCCCGGAACATCTTCGCCTCCCTCCAGGAGGGAGATGTCCTGGTCGAGCACCCCTACGACTCGTTCGCCACCACGGTCCAGCGGTTCATCGAGCAGGCCGCGGCGGACGACAACGTGCTGGCGATCAAGCAGACCCTCTACCGGACCTCCGGTGACTCCCCCATCGTCAACGCGCTCGTGGACGCGGCGGCGGCCGGCAAGCAGGTGGTGGCGCTGGTCGAGATCAAGGCCCGGTTCGACGAGCAGAACAACATCCGCTGGGCACGCGAGCTCGAACAGGCCGGGGTCCACGTGGTCTACGGGCTTCTGGGACTCAAGACGCACTGCAAGACCTGCCTCGTGGTGCGCAAAGAGGGCGACCGGCTCCAGCGTTACGCCCACATCGGTACCGGGAACTACAACCCCAAGACGGCGCGGTTGTACGAGGACGTCGGGCTGTTCACCGCGGACGAGGACGTCGTGTCGGACCTGACGGACCTGTTCAACCACCTCACCGGGTTCTCCAACGTGTCCAAGTACCGGCGGCTGCTCGTCGCGCCCGAGGGCATCCGTTCGGGGATCATCGAGAGGATCGACCGGGAGATCGGCTTCGCCGCCGAAGGACGAGAGGCGGGCATCCGGCTCAAGGCCAACGCACTGGTCGACGAACAGATCATCGACGCCCTCTACCGTGCCTCACAGGCGGGCGTGCAGGTGGACATCGTGGTCCGCGGGATCTGCGCTCTGCGCGCCGGCGTTCCCGGGCTCAGCGAGAACATCCACGTCCGATCGATCCTCGGCCGCTTCCTCGAGCACTCGCGGATCCTGAACTTCCGAGGGGCCGACGAGGTGCTCATCGGCAGCGCCGACATGATGCACCGGAACCTCGACCGCCGCGTCGAGGTGATGACCACCGTCACCGACCCCCGGCTCAAGGTGCAGATCCACCGCATCCTCGATTCCGCGCTGGACCCGGCCACCCGCAGCTTCCACCTGCGGCCCGACGCCACCTGGGCACGGATGCCCGACCCCGGGGACCGGTCCGACTCGGTCGACCACCAGGAGCGCATGGCCTCCGTGCACGCGGGATTCCGGGACCGATGA